The stretch of DNA TCTAAAACATATATCGCTCTCGCACCGCCGATTAACTTTGGACGGGTAGTCGCTAACGTGATGTGTGCTTGGCCAACGTTTTTTCGTTTTACCCGGACAGGTACAGCCACATGCTTTATATGCATACCGATAAAAGTGTCACCGATGTCAATACCACCGTCTGCTTTTATATGCTCTACCATAACGGCATTTGGCATGTTTCGGTACGCATAAGATGCCATTGCTCCACCCGCTTGACGGACTGGAACAACGGTTACTTGTTCAAATCCACGTGTATCTGCAAGTTCTCGTTGCACGACGAGTGCTCGATTTAAATGTTCGCAACATTGGAATGCGAGGTGGACACCCGTTTGTTTGCTGAACTGGGAGAGCGTTTCATAAACCATTGCTGCTACTTCATCCGTGCCTGCTGTGCCGATTCGTTCTCCGACGATTTCACTCGTACTACAGCCAATTACAAATATTTGCCCCTTTTGAAGATTTGCTTGCTTTTGAAATTCATCTAATATTTCGGTTAATTCGTTTTTCCAATCCGAAACTGTCAACACGCTCACTCCTTTTTACAGAAAAAACCCATCAAAGCTAGCGATGGGCATTTACTTGTTTTTATTTTTCTGCAGCATGAATTTTGTTCACGCGGTTTTCGTGACGACCACCTTCAAATTCTGTTTGAAGCCAAACGCGTGCAATTTCTCTTGCTAAACCTGGTCCGATTACGCGCTCTCCCATTGCAAGGATGTTACTATTATTATGCTCACGAGTTGCTTTTGCACTGAACATATCATGCACAAGTGCGCAACGAATCCCTTTTACTTTGTTGGCCGCAATAGACATTCCGATACCTGTTCCACAAATT from Sutcliffiella cohnii encodes:
- a CDS encoding TIGR01440 family protein is translated as MTVSDWKNELTEILDEFQKQANLQKGQIFVIGCSTSEIVGERIGTAGTDEVAAMVYETLSQFSKQTGVHLAFQCCEHLNRALVVQRELADTRGFEQVTVVPVRQAGGAMASYAYRNMPNAVMVEHIKADGGIDIGDTFIGMHIKHVAVPVRVKRKNVGQAHITLATTRPKLIGGARAIYVLEDGT
- the rpiB gene encoding ribose 5-phosphate isomerase B codes for the protein MKVAVASDHGGMNIRREIIELLNEMNIEHDDLGCECETSVDYPDYALPVAQKVASGEYDRGILICGTGIGMSIAANKVKGIRCALVHDMFSAKATREHNNSNILAMGERVIGPGLAREIARVWLQTEFEGGRHENRVNKIHAAEK